The Pelodiscus sinensis isolate JC-2024 chromosome 4, ASM4963464v1, whole genome shotgun sequence genomic sequence TGTGTCAGAAATTCCTCCCAGTTTTACCCTATGTAAGTTTGGTTACATTACTTTCAATTCTATCTTCATGCCCTCTTCTAAATCATTCCTCCTTCTTTTTGTCCTTTAACACGCTCTCGACTGCTTTGTCTCACCATGTCAAGGTTGCTTGACCAAGCCAGACAGATACTTCTAATATTTCCTGATATGTTATTCCCTCCATCCGACTAATCACAATTGTTTTTCTTTCACCCCTTCAGAGATGCTACGGGCTCAAGGAACATCTAGTCTGGCTTCCTGAATACTTCAAGCCAGACATTGTCCCCTGGAGTTTCCACATCCAGCTCATCAATTCTAGCTGATTAGTGCATGTCTTAGGAACACGTCCTGTCTTGGCTTAAAGACCGCAAGGGACAGAGAAGTTCCCAAGGTAAGTTACTCCAGTGGCTAACTTCTCTCTCTTAAAATTCTAGTCTGAATTTTCTCCGGTTTAATCTTCCCATCATTGGATCTCATTAGATCAAAGCACTGTCTGCTAGCAGGAATCTCTTTCCCATGTAGGAATTTGTAGACTGAGATCTCATCCTCTCTTACACTTGCCTTAAATAAAGTGAACATCTTAAGTGTCTTGAATCGTTCCAAAGAGGCATGTTTTGCTCACTTCCTTTCTGGACTAGGTTTGTCACTAGGTTTCTGGTTCTGAGGGGCCCTGATCTGGCCTGCCAGAGCTCTGTTGAATTGGGCACACTCCCTTCACGTGTCCTCTCACACACGCTTTCAGTCATGTGCTACCTCCCTGCTCTTCGATGTGACCTCTGTGTTCAGCCCTCTCAAAATTCACTGGCATGTTTGCTGCTTGATTACCTTGTAAACTCTTATTTCTCAGCTAGTTCATTTCAGCCACGTTTCAGtcgttctccccaccccccacaaccaCCCTGGCAGTGTATGAATTAATCTAGGGTTTGATCCCacactcattgaagtcaatggtaaaactcccctTTGACTTTAACAATGCATGATGAGGGGGCTTACGGAGTAAGATTTCGTGGTCAAATATTTCACGTTATGGTTATCGTTATCAAATACATTATGACTTTCCTTTAGTGGCTAGAGCCCAGATCCCAGGTCCTTGTGAGAAAGATCCTtctgctttcatagaatcatagaagactagaactggaaggaaccgcAACAGGTCATcaagccctcatggcaggaccaagcaccatctagattatccctgatagatgtctgtctaacctgctcttcaataactccagtggtggagattccacaacctccctaggcaatttattccagtgtttaatttattttagtcCAGTGTTTTGCTTTTGCAAAGTCCCATGGACTTTGGGGCAGCATCTTGCCAGTGCAAAGATTCTCCTGTAATTTTGTAATCTAGTAAGAAAATTAATTGTATTGGTCTGGGAAATGGTCTGGGATTTGACCTTGAAATTCTGTAGGCAATAtcatccttttttttccccctctcataTAACTTGCCTCACATAATCAAAAGGCAAAAGCCAGTCGGGGAAAGAATTGAATTCCAGAAGCCAATGACTCCAGCTTCCTCCATCCAGCATGGCGATTCATCTTCTTTATTAAAAGGCACATGAATGCCATTGAGTGACTTGTTGAGCGTTAAGGAACTCAAAAATGAGAGAATTGTGACCTCATTTATGATACTTAGAGTATGATTAACTTCACGGTAACAAAGCTTTTAACTAACTTTGTGCAAAGGGTAGGGCTGAGAAAAAGGGAGATAAGGTGGATTCTGTGAAGAAATTTGGAGGAGAAGAGGATGTCTGGCATATGGGCTGAGGAACAATTTCCATACCGTTACACGATGGAAAATATGTCCAGCTATGGCAAAGGCTCTATTAATTAATTTTCCACATGCAAAATTCTTTTCTGATCATTCTGTGTCTAAACTTCTTCCTTAGAGAGATGCCAGACAGTTTAGTTCCATCTGAACGGGAGCAAACACACCCCCTGAGGAAGGAGAACATCACCTTTGGCTTCTGTATGAAAAAACGAAAGTCAGCAACACTCCCACGGCACCGAGGTCAGCTGTCGGCTTAACTTGTATCAATATGGTTTTCctatagccatattggaaggcctgtagccataTCAGTAGACCAGATTGAAGAGCAGCCaccattagctgtaaagcctggagtcccATGCCCACGCTCTTATCTAAATTGCACTAAACTGGTGTCACGCAGGCCTGTTAAGGAGATCCTTTCTAGTGTCCCCCACTgccaccagataaagaaacaggtCTCAaaatgggtagagaaaacttagtttaACAGCATTTCGTCTGGCAAGAAACTCTTTACcaatagttgaggttgtggaatccgcaTTCTTTGATTATTATCCTCACTTTCCTAtggtttgtctgtgtgatctctgtctgctttgtaactgtttctgtctgctgtgtaattaattttgctaggtgtaaatcaatacGGTGGTgaggtatgattggttaggtcatTCTGTTACtgtatgttatgattggttagtaaaattatactaaaataattggttcagGTATGGCTAAGCAGGACTCacatttcactatataaactgaggtccaagaaggagaccagcaggaaaagggaaagaggaaacagggaagaaggaaaggaaagaggaaaggaagaaaggaatatcaaaaagaaggagggaagacctggaagaagaactcacctccaagatatagcctaagaccagagctgccagaacTCCTCTGCATGACCGTGACGTGCAGCAGCCAGGATCCCAAGAGACTCACCTTgcttggccaacaggggaagtctgcctgcctttatcaggattggtgagcatgacactgtgtgcttagcatgtgtattctgcttgcttgggaattgtcTTTAAATAgagaatattactgtgtaaggttctttcagtggcaaaagatcctgcaggaagttacaccctgagccctaagaATTGGGTAAAGGCAGGTGTTTAAATTAACaaggttgcaccttgagccctaggaattgggtaaaggtgGGTGCCCCTAAAGCATGGAAGGGTCagagaaatttgtgcaggtaacCAACTGAAAGGCATACACTGCAGCTAGCGCATGATGTTTCATCTGTATTCTACATGCTGAGGCGAAGCACGCTGGAAATGGCTGGAGGCAACTGCACACAAGTGAGTGAATTCATGCTCACCGGATTCTCAGACTCTCCAGAAATTCAAGCCCCTCTTTTCGTGGTGTTTCTTCTGATCTATGTTACTGCCTTGGTGGGGAATCTTGGGATGATTCTGATAGTCCGGCTTGACTCCCAGCTTCGAAcgcccatgtactttttcctcagcAACTTATCctttatagacctctgttatTCCACCATCGTGGCCCCCAAGATGCTGGTGGATTTGTTGGCAGAGAGGAAAGCCATTTCTTACACTGCATGTGCAATTCAGATCTGCGTTTTCTCTGAGTTTGATGTCATGGAGTGTTTCCTCCTGGCCGCAATGGCCTATGACCGGTATGTGGCCATATGTCACCCATTGCTCTACAGGGTTGTCATGTGTCCGAGACTTTgtgtccagctggtggctgggtCTTTCCTAGTTGGGTGTGTAAATTCAGTGGTGCAGACAACAGGCATGCTAACATTAACCTTCTGTGGCTCCAATGTCATTGACTTGTTCTTCTGTGACATCTCCCCGCTGTTGTCGCTTGCCAGCTCGGACTCCCGCGTCAGCCACATTTTACTTCTAGTTTTGGCATCCTTGACTGGCGTGTTCACTAGCCTGGTTGTGCTCATCTCCTATATGTTCATCCTCAATGCCATCCTGAGGATCCACTCTGCCAAGGGCAGGctcaaagccttctccacctgtgcCTCCCACCTGACAGTCGTCACCCTCTTCTATGGGACTGGCCTGTTCATCTATTTACAGCCCAGCACAACGCATTCAAGGAGTCAAGACAAGGTGGTCTCCGTGTTCTACACAGTGGTGAcccccatgctgaaccccctGATCTACAGCTTGCGGAACAAGGAGGTGAA encodes the following:
- the LOC102449110 gene encoding olfactory receptor 5G9-like — translated: MLRRSTLEMAGGNCTQVSEFMLTGFSDSPEIQAPLFVVFLLIYVTALVGNLGMILIVRLDSQLRTPMYFFLSNLSFIDLCYSTIVAPKMLVDLLAERKAISYTACAIQICVFSEFDVMECFLLAAMAYDRYVAICHPLLYRVVMCPRLCVQLVAGSFLVGCVNSVVQTTGMLTLTFCGSNVIDLFFCDISPLLSLASSDSRVSHILLLVLASLTGVFTSLVVLISYMFILNAILRIHSAKGRLKAFSTCASHLTVVTLFYGTGLFIYLQPSTTHSRSQDKVVSVFYTVVTPMLNPLIYSLRNKEVKATLKRVMERKKFLLSIN